The sequence GCAGAATCCACTACTACCACGGCATCAAGGATGCAATTCCAAATTAAAAAGTCTACTGATTCTGATTCACCGGATGGCTCTCATGAACAACTGGTCCTTCCTGTACATCTACAGCCACCAAAGGAACCATGTGTGTGCTACATTCCCCTGCTATATTCCCGAAACAGTTACACTTCTTACATATCAATGGCATACATTCATACTCCACATTATATTCAACGTCGTCAACAACCACTCGCCGAACAACTGGCAACCCCAAATTCACTTGTATACAAGCCCTAGCAAACTTTCCCTCTCTGTCGACTTGGTTGCGATATCCTCTCCTTGACAGGTTTGCCTATAGCCAAGTAATCCGCATCATGGCCTTTTCATGATAATACCATATGCTCAACCCTACAATCCGTATCCAAACCATTGTGTCCCCAAACGATGCCTCACATAGTTTAAAATTCGAAGTCCATAGCTTGATCGCAATGTAATGCCCTAACGTCATCCATGGACCCTCTAATAATACCTTCTCCTTATCCTTCTTGATATTAAATTtgactaaaaagtaattaaaaccaACATCTAAGACTTCACAGCCTCCTTTAAGCACCTTTAAGTTTATGCACCAAAGCCATATATCTGAAATGCTTTTCAAGAACTTTAATCATGATGGCCTCTTTGTAGGATTCAGATAGAGTGTTTCTAGCCTCCTCATAAAACCTAATCTTTGGAGGCGTTAGGCTACCTTGTTTCTCCGTGATAACCGCCATTGAATCTTCATCTAAGGCATCAACCCTAGTGAGCCCCAAGGATTTAGAGGAACCGACCACCTTATCAcggaataaaatttttgaagccACTCTAAAACTACCTTGTTAAAAATCCTCCTTATCACCTGATGCAACCCTCTCCGCACTCTCTCCCTTAATCTTCTTGATCAGGAAATTCTCACCATATTTTGCCTTCggacactgatgagcggataatttatacgctttttggcattgtttttagtatgtttttagtagaatctagttacttttagggatgttttcattagtttttatgttaaattcacatttctggactttactatgagtttgtatatttttctgtgatttcaggtattttctagctgaaattgagggacttgagcaaaaatcagattcagaggttgaagaaggactgctgatgctgttggattctgacctccctgcactcaaaatggattttctggagctacagaactcaaaatggcacgcttccaattgcgttgaaaagtagacatccagggctttccagcaatatataatagtccatactttgcccaagtttagatgatgcaaactggcgttcaacgccagctctctgcccaattctggcgtccagcgccagaaacaagttgcaaagtggaattcaacgcccaaaatggcacaaaagctggcgttcaactccaagaatgacctctccatgtgtagacttcaaactcagcccaagcacacaccaagtggaccccggaagtggatttatgcattaattacttacttctgtaaatcctagtgactagtttattataaatagaactttttatcattgtcttaggagtcttggttactccggttcccctctggggccgagaccaatgaactccattatcacttatgtattttcaaacggtagagttctatactccatagattaaggtgtggaaggactctgggattgaatgactgtgacgaacttcaaactcgcacgtgttgggcgtagtgacagacgcaaaaggatagtaaattctattccagtatgaccaagaacctccaagatgattagccatgcaatgacagcgcatcggaccattttcacagagaggaataggatgcagccatcgacaagggtgatgcctccagacgattagccgtgctgtgacagagcatttggaccatttttccgagaggattgaaagtagccattggcaccggcgacatccttacaaaaagccagccatagaaaggagtaagactgattggatgaagacagcaggaaagcagaggttcagaggaacgaaagcatctctatgcgcttatctgaaattctcaccaatgatttacataagtatttctatccttattttattttcaaaaactccataactattttatatccgcctgactgagatttacaaggtgaccataacttgcttcagaccaacaatctccgtaggatcgacctttactcacgtaaggtttattacttggacgacccagtgcacttgctggttagttgtatcgaagttgtgacaaattatgaattgagattagagcaccaaacctttggagccattaccagagatcacaatttcgtgcaccagacacTCTACCCGACTCTCACCACTCTCTCCTCCTTCATTTATTTCAATTAGAGTATTTCTGGAATACCTAATCTTAATCAATAGGTTGTTATACTTAcaataaatttaatatattttaatatgtaaaatatttttaaaatatcgtAAATGAATTAacttgatctttaaaattttgatatgttaatttagttttcaaatatGAGTTAAATTTAATCCTTTTATTAACTCCTTATCATTGTTATTAGTTTAAATAAAGTGCAGATATATCATTTTTAAATGCGCAACTAATTTGACACGTGGTAATAAATTAACTTTACTATACTATCAGTATGATTTATATATAAACTTTCTaaagattatttttattattgatttataTTATTGATTATTTGAGCATGATCAGTATtagggaaaaagaaaaagggtTATAGGGGtcggctaattttttttgtataacaCTCAGTTATTGGATAATATggtcataattttaaaaaatactacaCAATCTAATAACTGAATATTACATCAAAGTTTTATctatatctaaaaaaataaacGTCTAGGGTCTTGTTAATTTAATATTATCGGAGTCCTGAATCTCATGAATTGCTACTAATTAAGGCATGCGCAGAGAAATGTCTGTAATTGTATATGTTCTAAAATCTGCAAAATGAGTTGTGCAGTGCAAACTTTTTAGTTTTCTAGGCCGGCACGTTGGATGCTGAATGCATACAAAGGTTTCAGTTTGTACTTAGTTGACCTGCTCTCCTTAGATTCTGCATGGTTTGCTAGCTGAGTTGCTCATAAACATGACCCATGTACACATCAACACATGGTTCCCACAATATGCTATGCGTAGTATTCTTAATCTCTTCCAAATTTATCACTTTGCTTTGCTTAGTAAAGTTCACAAAATCTCCTTTGAAGTTTTCTTTGGTGGCAATAGACTAACTTACTGTAATTCTTTATTGATTTCAAGCTGACAAGCTGTGATATAAAAAATACTAGAAGACGaatcaaatttattattttttatcaatatttttaattatcaatctaATTCTTTTTAGCTAGTAATCCAACAATATATTTTTAACCCACACTTAATTAATtattgacaaaaaataataaattttagtgACACTCTAATATTCATCCTGATATATCATATACTTATACTGAATAATTTTAATGTCTTGTTAAATGAttaattgatttatttattcattagaatctttttaatttctttttcttttcaagtaTAATTTTTCATCATATAATTTTTAAGTgaaaagaaaaacatacaaaaaaataaaaataaaaaaatattagagaaccaataaattttattgatcatATAATATTactcaaaaaaatattatatgaCAAAAAATTATACTTAACAATAacacttaaaagttaaaacaaaaattaataggTTCCGTGTAGGACATCAAACTAGTACTtgcaagtcaccaaaaaaaaaaactagtacTTGCAAAATTTGGTAAAGTAAAATTTGAATTGTTTGCTCAAATTCTAGAGCCTTGTGTGTTTGACTTTTTGGATATCAAAATATAGTGACTTAGAGAAAAAAttgcaaaaacaaaaacaaacaaatcTGTGATATTTTTAGGCCAATTGTGGTGGGCTGTCCTAGTAAAACGAAATGTGAAAAATATGAAATAGGCCTAAACTGCAAAAGGCCCATGTAATGCATAAACGATTGGTGGTTGCTGTTATAGCATTTAATAAACCCTCGAAACCCTAGAATCGCATTACCGTTGCGGCGCGCACCAAATTTTCGTTGCAGAGAAACCACTCTTCACTCTACCTTCTCCAATTTCCTTTTATCCGGGTAAGGTTTTTTCCAATCCCATACATCGAAACcaattctattttcatttttgttCTGAAGGCCTTGTTTTTGTTTTCGGAATataatctttttttttgtttccttcTTTGCTTCTGTAGTGTGAAAATGTCGATTGCAGAGGCTGCTTGCAGTTACGCCGTTATGATCCTTCACGACGACAAACTCCCTGTCACTGTATCCTTCCTCATCCTTTAATTTAGGGCTACCTGTGCGTGTGTTCTGTAATTGATTGATCTAGGGTTATGTTTTCTTGGCATATATTGGATCAATTGGAGTACTTTGTCGTTGGGATTCATAATGAACATCTTGTTTGCTGATTGAAATAGGGTATTATTTATTCAGTTATATTACGTTATCGGATGTGGTATAATCTGATTTTCGTTTTATCAGTTGATTAATTGATGCTTGATTGAATTGATTTGGAGTAAATTTAAGTTTTGGGTAAGTTGGATTGGTAGGTATGATTATGAATTCGTTCAAGGATGATGTGTATCTCCTTAATCTATTGTTAGGCTGAAAATATCTCGTCCTTGTTGAAAAGTGCCAAGGTGTCAGTTGAGTCATACTGGCCCAGCTTATTCGCTAAACTCGCTGAGAAAAGAAATGTTGAGGATTTGATAGCCAGCGGTGGAGGAGGTGGGGCTCCAGTTGCTGTTGCTGCCGCCCCTGTTGCCGCAgccggtggtggtggtggtgcagcAGCAGCTCCTGCAgctgaggagaagaagaaggtaaTTCATtatttgtggtggtggtggtgttgttcTAGCTTATGGTTTTCTAATACGTTAttgtttcttgcaattttacaGGAAGAACCCCAAGAAGAGAGTGATGATGATATGGGATTCAGCTTATTTGACTAGAGGCTCTGTCCGGTCAATTTTTGTGTTATCTAGGGTTTATTATTCTTATGGATATTGTAGTTTTTCCATTTTGGGTTGGTTATATTTATATACGTTGGCGACTCCTTATGAGTTTTAGTGCTATGAAGTATGAACTTTGGAAAATATGGGTGTGACCATTTTGAGATTTCAGACAGTAGAAATGTTTGCGTTTATGGTTTATATCTTCCGTAGACATGAATGTGATCAGAGTTCAGACCCATTTTATGTTTGGCCAATTCTATTGTGCTTATGAGTTTTTGCCTAAATTTTGCCTAACTTATTTAATGTCTAAATTTTGCTTAATTTACTTAATGTAGtaagttttgattttttaaaaattatttattcttatatcttttaaattaaataataactttTAATCTTTTTTAGTAAATAGGCACCACCTTTTAGGCACCATAGCATTCACCTTTATGTTAACATGGCTGTATAACCTAAATCAATAATTTGCAGTTCTCCGCAAGCTATTATTTATCTGCTTGATTGCT is a genomic window of Arachis ipaensis cultivar K30076 chromosome B06, Araip1.1, whole genome shotgun sequence containing:
- the LOC107646125 gene encoding 60S acidic ribosomal protein P1-1: MSIAEAACSYAVMILHDDKLPVTAENISSLLKSAKVSVESYWPSLFAKLAEKRNVEDLIASGGGGGAPVAVAAAPVAAAGGGGGAAAAPAAEEKKKEEPQEESDDDMGFSLFD